The Mycobacterium haemophilum DSM 44634 sequence AACCGCCAAAACCGGGGCCACCGCAGCCGGGACCGCCGAAGAATCCACCAGACATCCTTGTCGTTTCCTTTCTCGTGATGACGCTGCCACCGGCAGCCATCGACCTATCAAGTTCCTTGATACCACCGACTCTCGCGGTGTCAACAAGCTTGATGGTCACCGAGCGGGATCACGACGACATGCCAGCATGTGTGGCATGAGTCAATCCCACGATGAGCCGTTGGGGTATCTGCTGTATCGCGTGATGACGGTGCTGCGGCCCCAAGTTGCTGCCGAGCTGAAACCGCTGGACCTGGGTCTGCCGGAATTGGTGTGCATGCGGATCTTGTCGATGCGTCCCGGGCTCTCCAGCGCCGAACTGGCGCGTGGTACCAATGTCTCCGCTCAGGCGATGAACCAGGTGCTACGCGGATTGGAGGAGCGTGGTGCTCTGACACGGCCGGCATCGACGCCGGCGGGAAGGGCCATGCCGGCTCAGCTCACCAGTCGCGGCAAGGCGCTGTTGAAGCGTGCGGAGGAGGCCGTCCGGGTGGCAGATCAGCGGATATTGACCCACCTCACCGTCGACGAGCAGCGCCACCTCAAACGCTTGCTCTACGCGGTGGGGGCACGCGCTGGCGACTCGGGGCCGAAGTGTGCCTATGAATCGACAGAAGCTTAGATCGCTGCTGCGACGGTCGATTTCAGGGCAGTTCCGCGTCGGCTGATATGGTCCTTGGCTTATGCCAGAGATGGATCGTCGCCGCGTGATAATGATGGCGGGGTTGGGCGCGTTCGCCGCCGCTGTCCCGATGCCGAAAGCGGAGGCTTCTCCACTGCGCCCACCGCCGGCCGCGCCCACGGCCCAATCCGGGGGATTCCTGTTCCGCGACGAGTTTGACGGTCCAGCCGGCTCGTCGCCGGACCGGTCGAAGTGGATTGTGTCACACCACCGCACGCCGATCAGGAACCCGGTCGGGTTTGACCGACCGGAGTTTTTTGGGCAGTACCGTGACGGTCGCCAAAACGTGTTCCTTGACGGCAATTCCAATCTCGTTCTGCGCGCTACACGAGACCGCAACGGCTACTTCGGCGGATTAGTCAGTGGAACCTGGCGCGGAGCCATCGGAACCACCTGGGAAGCACGAATAAAACTCAACTGCCTTACCGGCGGCTGCTGGCCGGCCTGGTGGTTGTCCAACGACGACCCTGGTCGCAGCGGGGAAGTCGACCTCATGGAGTGGTACGGCAACGGAGAGTGGCCGTCGGGAACCACGGTCCACGCAAACCCCGAGGGCACAGCGTTCGAGACGCACCCGATCGCCGTGGACGACGCGTGGCATAACTGGCGAGTCACCTGGAATCCGACCGGCATGTACTTCTGGCTGGACTATGTGGACGGCATGGAGCCGTACTTCAGTGTTCCGGCGACCGGCATCGAAAATCTGAACGACCCCATCCGCCAGTGGCCATTCAATGACCCCGACTACACGATGTTTCCGGTCTTGAACCTTGCGGTTGGTGGTTCGGGTGGTGGCGACCCCGCGCGCGGGTCTTATCCAGCTGAAATGCTCGTCGACTGGGTGCGGGTTTTTTAGGCCGCGGGGATGCGTGCTAACCCGACGCGTGGTTTCATAGCAGCGTTTGCGAAAGTTGCCTGGGGGGGAACGCGCCAAGACGAAGGCCCCGGCTCTTTAACGATTGGTGGTATTTAAGGTGGATCGTCGCAGCATGTTGTTGACAACGGGGATCGGCATGTTGGCGGCCGCGGCCGCAGCCGCCGTTGGTGTCCCGGAGGCCGAGGCCTACCCGGCTCCGCCGGCGGCACCGGCAGCTACCGCGGGTGGGCCCTACATTTTCTCCGACGAGTTTGACGGCCCGGCGGGCGCAGGTCCCGATCCGGCCAAGTGGACGGTGCAGACCTGGCAGGACGACGTGTTCCCGCCGGTCGCGGGGCTATACCGGGACGATCGCCGAAATGTATTCCTCGACGGCAATTCCAACCTCGTCCTGTGCGCCACCCAAGAATTCGGCACCTACTACGGTGCCAAACTGCGTGGCAACTTTCGCAGCATGATCAACCAAACCTGGGAAGCGCGGATCAAGCTGGACTGTTTGTTTCCCGGCCTGTGGCCCTCGTTCTGGGGGGTCAACGAGGATCCGCTGCCGGACGGCGAGGTCGACCTTTTCGAGTGGTACGGCAACGGCGAGTGGCCGCCGGGCACCACGGTTCACGCGGCGTCAAACGGGAAAACCTGGGAAGGAAAATCGATTCCCGGTCTGGTCGACGGCGGCTGGCATACCTGGCGAATGCGTTGGGATGAGCAGGGTTTTGTCTTCTCGCGAGACGGGGCACCGTACTTTAGTGTTCCGCCGAAGCCCATCCACGTCCATGGCGGCGCTCCTGACGACATGCGTTGGCCGTTCAACAATCCCGGTTATTGGATGACTCCTATGTTCACGCTGGCGGTCGGTGGCGTTGGCGCCGGCGATCCAGCCCTAGGTACCTTCCCGGCGGCCATGCTTATCGACTACATACGCATCTGGTAGTGGCTACTTCGTCGCTTTGATCACCTGGACCAGGTTGAACTGCCAGCGCTCGACTAGCCGGAAGCCTAGGTTGTGCGGAACCGCGAAGGCCGAGGTTGCTCCGTAGCGCGGACCGGGCGGCAGCGCCGAATCTTGTTCATGGGCCGGCTGCGAGGTGTCTGCTTGGGTGATGATCCACACGACGCCGCAGTGGCTTAACGGCTCGGCGACAACGTCTGGTATGAGATTGGTGTCGAAGACGTCGTTGCGGTCCGTCGCTCGTTGCCAAAGGGTGAGGTCGATCAGCTTCCGGTAGGCATCAGGACGCGCCGCCATCAATGGGCGCATTGGAGCAGGCATGAACGTCACTGTGTCGTTCACCAGTAGGCAATCACCTGGTGCTGCTGCCGTGCTGATCAGATCGGCCACTTGACTGTAATCCATTCCGTATTTGGCATACGGGTTGCGCTGCGCAAGAAGGTAATTCGGTACTGCGGTCAGAGCGAAAAGGCTGATAAGAGCTGCCGCTATCCAAGGCTTTGCGGCCACGGCGGCGATGCAGCCGATGCAGATACCCACGACTAGTGCTAGTGCCGGTGCGGTGAAGGACAAGTAGCGGGGTGTGTAGATCGGGTGGACAGCCGCCGACCACAACAGGATCAGCGCGGTCGGGATGACAAGCCAGGCCACCGCAAGGGTCAGCAGTTGTCGATCTGCGGTAACCAGTTGTGCGGATGTGAACAGCCACAAGACAATAGCGGCGCCTATGACCAGTGCCGACAGAACCGCAAACGCGGGACTTCGTTCGAAATATTGTTGTACCGCCACATCTTCGAGCGTCCGGTGCCCGATTGGTGCAATCCAGCTGATCTGCTGCACTTGCCCGATGGCTTCGAACAAAAACGGCATCACAGCGCAACCCGTCAGAACCGACGTAATAGCGAACCGCGCTAGGACGGTTCGCGTGCGCCGGAAGGCGCCGATAAATACGGCATGCGCCAACAACAACAGCACGAGGTACACATCAAGCAGAATCGATATCGTTAGGGCGCAGCCATAAAACAGCCAGACCCGAACGTTGTCACGGCGCGCGGCATATCCGAGCAGTACTGTCAGCCACACGCCGGCCATCATCGAAACGGCATACGGGCGAGCTTCGATGCCTGCCCACGTCGACCGCGGCAAGATCGCGCAGATGACTCCAGCGGCCACCGCCGCAGTACGAGAAGAAAACTGCCTGCCCAGCACCACTACTCCGGCTGCGGTGCCTCCAACAGCCAGACCACTTGGCACGCGGGACCAGAACTCGGTGGCCGGGAAGATTTGCAACCAGCCGTGCATCAGCACGTAGTACAGGCCGTGAACGACGTCGACATTGCTTAGCATGCGCCATAATTGGCCCAGCGAACGACCGTATGAAGCCGAAATGGTCGCGGCCTCGTCGTACCAAAAAGATGGACGACCGGCGCTGGCCAGACTCACTGCGGCGGCCAACAATCCAACGATCAGCGGGTCCAGCGCAGCTGGTGGCGGTGCGAGTCGGTCGCGGCGAAGTACGCCCCGGTGACGTCGTGACTCGCCAGCCGCCGGGGCGCTCACCGAATCGCCCGGCGCGCCGCATTGCGCGTTGCGATCACTCGACACAACTCCCCGATGAACACATCGCTATGGTGCCAGAAGCCAACCTGTTCGCACCAGGTAGCCCAAAGAGGTACTTGACACCGTGTCACCTCCTGGGCAACTGCGCGCGGCGTACGCGAATCATATTGAGGGACAAGGTGGTCTGTTGCCACCTGACGATCTAGAGGCCATGGTGGCGTCATCTGATCGCGCGCCGTAGGTTACCGCGGCGTCAAGCGCCGGCGTGCGGCTCGGGTCGTCGACGACGACGACGAAGTCGGCCTCCTTCTGGCTCCAGGGCTACAGGGCTCCTGAGGAGCAATGATCGCACGTGGGCCATGGCGATCCTTCAAGCATCGAAACTGTAAGTGGCGTGGACCTTCTCTCGGCGTGTCGTCACGGTAGCTACAGTGTCGAGGTCGTCAACCTGAAGCACCCTATGGTCAGGCGGCATGGTGCCTGAGCCCAGGAATTACTTCGCCGCTTCCCGGACGATCGTTCTTGTTGAGATGGCCGTGGAAAATGCATGCCACAATCACGCACTGAGTCATACAGCTCACCAAGGCTTTTCAGTCCGCGCCGGTGCGTTTCGGTGAACAGCGCATCTAGGGCGTGGGGGAACGCGGATCCGCCGCGGAGCGGTCCGGGATCGGTTACCAGCGGAGCGCCAGCGAGGTGAAAAAGGCGTGCAAAATGACGCCGCGGCGGTGTCGGCGGGTGCCGCCTGCCTCACAACGCCGGATCATCGCACGCGAGGCGCATTGAGTCACGCCGCGCTGCAATGCGAAGATTGCTGCTCGTGTCAGAAAGCTGGGGTTCCGTGCTGACCGGGCTCATTCCGCTCGCGTTGGTTATCGCGCTCTCGCCGCTGTCGATCATCCCGGCGGTACTGGTCTTACAGGCGCCGCGGCCGCGGTGCAGCAGCCTGGCGTTTCTTGGTGGCTGGCTGTTGGGTCTAGCGGCACTGACGGCGCTGTTCGTCGCGGCGTCCGGCGCGCTGGGGGGATTGCATAAGTCCCCGCCAACGTGGGCGTCCTGGCTGCGCGTGGTCCTCGGGTCGGCGCTGATCATGGTCGGC is a genomic window containing:
- a CDS encoding MarR family transcriptional regulator, with the translated sequence MCGMSQSHDEPLGYLLYRVMTVLRPQVAAELKPLDLGLPELVCMRILSMRPGLSSAELARGTNVSAQAMNQVLRGLEERGALTRPASTPAGRAMPAQLTSRGKALLKRAEEAVRVADQRILTHLTVDEQRHLKRLLYAVGARAGDSGPKCAYESTEA
- a CDS encoding glycosyltransferase family 39 protein, which gives rise to MDPLIVGLLAAAVSLASAGRPSFWYDEAATISASYGRSLGQLWRMLSNVDVVHGLYYVLMHGWLQIFPATEFWSRVPSGLAVGGTAAGVVVLGRQFSSRTAAVAAGVICAILPRSTWAGIEARPYAVSMMAGVWLTVLLGYAARRDNVRVWLFYGCALTISILLDVYLVLLLLAHAVFIGAFRRTRTVLARFAITSVLTGCAVMPFLFEAIGQVQQISWIAPIGHRTLEDVAVQQYFERSPAFAVLSALVIGAAIVLWLFTSAQLVTADRQLLTLAVAWLVIPTALILLWSAAVHPIYTPRYLSFTAPALALVVGICIGCIAAVAAKPWIAAALISLFALTAVPNYLLAQRNPYAKYGMDYSQVADLISTAAAPGDCLLVNDTVTFMPAPMRPLMAARPDAYRKLIDLTLWQRATDRNDVFDTNLIPDVVAEPLSHCGVVWIITQADTSQPAHEQDSALPPGPRYGATSAFAVPHNLGFRLVERWQFNLVQVIKATK
- a CDS encoding glycoside hydrolase family 16 protein, whose amino-acid sequence is MDRRSMLLTTGIGMLAAAAAAAVGVPEAEAYPAPPAAPAATAGGPYIFSDEFDGPAGAGPDPAKWTVQTWQDDVFPPVAGLYRDDRRNVFLDGNSNLVLCATQEFGTYYGAKLRGNFRSMINQTWEARIKLDCLFPGLWPSFWGVNEDPLPDGEVDLFEWYGNGEWPPGTTVHAASNGKTWEGKSIPGLVDGGWHTWRMRWDEQGFVFSRDGAPYFSVPPKPIHVHGGAPDDMRWPFNNPGYWMTPMFTLAVGGVGAGDPALGTFPAAMLIDYIRIW
- a CDS encoding glycoside hydrolase family 16 protein, producing the protein MPEMDRRRVIMMAGLGAFAAAVPMPKAEASPLRPPPAAPTAQSGGFLFRDEFDGPAGSSPDRSKWIVSHHRTPIRNPVGFDRPEFFGQYRDGRQNVFLDGNSNLVLRATRDRNGYFGGLVSGTWRGAIGTTWEARIKLNCLTGGCWPAWWLSNDDPGRSGEVDLMEWYGNGEWPSGTTVHANPEGTAFETHPIAVDDAWHNWRVTWNPTGMYFWLDYVDGMEPYFSVPATGIENLNDPIRQWPFNDPDYTMFPVLNLAVGGSGGGDPARGSYPAEMLVDWVRVF